From Rhizobium favelukesii, the proteins below share one genomic window:
- a CDS encoding AzlD domain-containing protein — MAFDLHMALVIAAAAVATYATRIGGYILITTMKRIPPRMEAALAAVPAAVLTTLVAPAFFTGGWDSKLALLVALLVGLRVSHTWMLIAAWLVVMGWRHTIGM; from the coding sequence ATGGCCTTCGATCTTCATATGGCACTCGTGATCGCCGCTGCGGCAGTTGCAACCTACGCGACCCGCATCGGCGGCTATATCCTCATCACCACGATGAAGCGGATTCCGCCGCGCATGGAGGCCGCGCTTGCCGCAGTCCCTGCCGCGGTCTTGACGACCCTTGTCGCGCCGGCCTTCTTCACCGGCGGCTGGGATTCGAAACTGGCCCTGCTCGTCGCGCTCCTCGTCGGCTTGCGGGTCTCGCACACCTGGATGCTGATTGCCGCCTGGCTCGTCGTCATGGGCTGGCGTCACACGATCGGCATGTGA
- a CDS encoding aminopeptidase P family protein yields the protein MFQSFEVTSTPQFGRNRVSALRASFDALDIDAFLVPRADEFNGEYVPACAERLSWLTGFTGSAGVALVTRSEAIVFVDGRYVTQLAEQVDNSVFIGGDLVNEPPHDWLAKNGSRGLRVGIDPWLHSGAEVRRLEKALAEIGGSLVVLPYNPLDKLWSDRPQEPLGQVMIQNIVQAGVLATEKIATITADLATKNLKAALIADPSSVAWIFNIRGTDVPHTPHPLARAIIYADGNADLFLDKRKTGIEAEAYLAQMCVQLPPSELDNKLAAVAKDGGKVLVDPDLTSYALAEIIRKAGGEVAEGNDPAKLPRAVKNNVEINGSAAAHLQDGAAMVEFLYWLSQTKPGTVTEIEVAQKLEALRGRVGESMQNPLKDISFDTISGAGEHAAIMHYRVTTETNRNLEAGELFLIDSGAQYINGTTDITRTVGIGAVTEERKRFFTLVLKGMIQISTARFPKGTRGCDLDPLARIALWRAGVDFAHGTGHGVGSYLSVHEGPQRISRLSTQELLPGMILSNEPGYYRPGAFGIRIENLIYVREAEAIDGGDMPMLGFETLTFCPIDRSLVIPERLTHDELRWFNGYHERTRDALMPLIHDHDVKAWLENATLPLEY from the coding sequence ATGTTCCAGTCTTTCGAAGTCACCTCGACGCCACAATTCGGCCGAAATCGCGTCTCGGCCTTGCGCGCAAGTTTTGACGCGCTTGATATCGACGCCTTTCTTGTGCCGCGCGCCGACGAGTTCAACGGCGAATATGTGCCGGCTTGCGCGGAGCGCTTGTCGTGGTTGACGGGCTTCACAGGGTCGGCGGGCGTCGCGCTGGTAACGCGTTCCGAGGCGATCGTCTTCGTGGACGGGCGCTACGTGACACAACTTGCCGAGCAAGTGGACAACTCCGTCTTCATTGGTGGAGATCTTGTGAACGAGCCGCCTCATGACTGGCTTGCCAAGAACGGCTCCAGGGGCTTGCGTGTCGGCATCGATCCCTGGCTCCATTCGGGAGCAGAGGTGAGGCGGCTCGAAAAGGCGCTTGCCGAGATTGGCGGTTCGCTCGTTGTCCTGCCCTACAATCCTCTAGACAAGCTCTGGAGCGACCGGCCGCAGGAGCCGCTGGGGCAGGTGATGATCCAGAACATCGTCCAGGCGGGCGTGCTCGCGACGGAGAAGATAGCAACCATCACCGCCGATCTTGCAACGAAGAATCTCAAGGCGGCGCTGATTGCGGATCCGTCTTCAGTCGCCTGGATCTTCAATATTCGCGGTACCGATGTGCCGCACACGCCGCACCCGCTGGCGCGAGCAATCATCTATGCCGACGGCAACGCGGATCTCTTCCTCGACAAGCGCAAGACCGGCATCGAGGCCGAAGCCTACCTCGCGCAGATGTGCGTACAGCTTCCGCCCTCGGAACTCGACAACAAGCTCGCGGCTGTTGCGAAGGATGGCGGTAAAGTTCTGGTCGATCCGGACCTGACCTCCTATGCCCTGGCGGAGATCATTCGCAAGGCAGGCGGTGAGGTCGCAGAGGGCAACGATCCTGCCAAACTGCCGCGGGCGGTCAAGAACAACGTCGAGATAAACGGCTCCGCGGCCGCGCACCTCCAGGATGGAGCAGCGATGGTCGAGTTTCTCTACTGGCTCTCGCAGACGAAGCCCGGGACCGTGACCGAGATCGAAGTTGCGCAAAAGCTGGAAGCATTGCGCGGCCGCGTCGGCGAAAGCATGCAGAACCCGTTGAAGGACATTTCCTTCGATACGATCTCCGGTGCCGGCGAACATGCCGCAATCATGCACTATCGTGTGACGACAGAAACGAACCGCAACCTGGAAGCCGGCGAGCTCTTCCTGATCGATTCCGGCGCCCAGTACATCAACGGTACGACCGACATTACCCGTACCGTTGGTATCGGCGCGGTCACCGAGGAGCGCAAACGTTTCTTCACGCTGGTGCTGAAGGGGATGATCCAGATCAGCACCGCACGTTTTCCCAAGGGCACGCGTGGCTGCGATCTCGATCCGCTCGCCCGCATTGCGCTCTGGCGGGCCGGCGTCGACTTCGCCCATGGCACCGGCCATGGCGTCGGCTCCTATCTTTCGGTGCATGAAGGTCCGCAGCGTATCTCGAGGCTTTCAACGCAGGAGCTGCTGCCCGGGATGATCCTTTCAAACGAACCGGGCTACTACCGCCCCGGCGCCTTCGGTATCCGTATCGAGAACCTGATCTATGTGCGCGAGGCCGAGGCGATCGACGGCGGCGACATGCCTATGCTGGGCTTCGAGACGCTGACCTTCTGCCCAATCGACCGCAGTCTGGTCATTCCCGAACGTCTCACGCATGACGAGCTGCGTTGGTTCAACGGCTATCATGAGCGCACCCGCGACGCGCTGATGCCGCTGATCCACGACCACGACGTCAAGGCGTGGCTGGAAAATGCGACGCTGCCGCTGGAATATTAA
- a CDS encoding 50S ribosomal protein L11 methyltransferase, giving the protein MSEIRLYVTTTEVQAGEILDLLSDVFGEEDFAIATTEIDEKKDIWEASVYMMREDELQVRARVEEALKVSFPEAKVEREVIPDVDWVAKSLEGLKPVRAGRFLVHGSHDRDKVRSGDIAIEIDAGQAFGTGHHGTTAGCLETIDAVFRSRRVRNALDLGTGSGVLAIAVRKLRNIPVLATDIDPIATRVAAENVRRNGIASGIATETAPGFHSTTFGAHGPFDLIIANILARPLIKMAPQLVNHLAPGGSVILSGILAAQRWKVLAAYNGAHLRHVRTIWRNGWVTIHLDRP; this is encoded by the coding sequence GTGAGTGAAATACGCCTTTATGTGACGACGACCGAAGTGCAGGCAGGAGAGATTCTGGACCTGCTGTCCGATGTCTTCGGCGAAGAAGACTTCGCAATCGCGACCACTGAGATCGATGAGAAGAAGGATATTTGGGAAGCCTCGGTCTACATGATGCGCGAAGACGAACTGCAGGTTCGCGCGCGCGTCGAGGAAGCGCTGAAGGTGAGCTTTCCCGAGGCCAAAGTCGAGCGCGAAGTGATTCCCGATGTCGATTGGGTGGCGAAGTCGCTTGAAGGGCTAAAGCCGGTTCGGGCGGGGCGCTTTCTCGTCCACGGATCGCACGACCGCGACAAGGTGCGCTCCGGCGACATTGCGATCGAGATCGACGCCGGCCAGGCTTTCGGTACCGGTCATCACGGCACGACGGCTGGCTGCCTGGAGACGATCGACGCTGTCTTTCGTTCCCGCCGGGTGCGGAATGCGCTCGACCTCGGGACTGGTAGCGGCGTTCTGGCGATTGCCGTCAGGAAGCTGCGGAATATTCCTGTTCTAGCAACGGACATTGATCCGATCGCGACGCGGGTCGCTGCCGAGAACGTTCGGCGCAACGGCATCGCGTCCGGCATCGCCACCGAGACGGCGCCGGGGTTTCACTCCACCACCTTTGGCGCGCATGGCCCCTTTGATCTGATCATCGCCAACATCTTGGCGCGACCCCTCATCAAGATGGCACCGCAGCTCGTGAACCATTTGGCGCCAGGAGGCTCGGTCATTCTCTCCGGTATTCTGGCCGCGCAGCGCTGGAAGGTGCTGGCCGCCTATAACGGTGCGCATTTGCGGCACGTCCGCACGATCTGGCGCAATGGCTGGGTGACGATCCATCTCGATCGTCCTTGA
- a CDS encoding FAD-dependent oxidoreductase, protein MASGHRSILIAGAGATGLAAALELARRGFLARIVDSDAGPVPLTESRALGINARTLTLLSPSRVTDTILQEAQRIAHFRIVSKGRLLADIDTTRVPGPYSAIHALAQGHTERLLLGKLSDYEVAPEWQTAVETVSGDLSKPRVTLRKADGSVEAADFDIVVAADGAHSAVRRAVGIGFPGQALESSFYLADFRYAVPIDPGFAEISLFDPGMIGRLPVTRDVLRYISTLPDFESRIQHPAPVAERVWASDFRIHFRHVAMMARGNVFLAGDAAHIHSPAGARGMNLGIEDACWLAWLISEGREREYAGLRMPAVKTVLKQTHQLTSLITMKHPVAIAIRNLAVPLLLRIPAFRQKLLHGVSGYDTQSPPWIDGAL, encoded by the coding sequence ATGGCGTCAGGGCATCGCAGCATCTTGATCGCCGGGGCCGGCGCGACCGGCCTGGCTGCTGCCCTCGAACTTGCCCGACGCGGGTTCCTTGCGCGTATCGTCGACAGCGACGCCGGACCCGTGCCGCTGACGGAAAGCCGTGCGCTGGGCATCAATGCCAGAACGCTGACGCTTCTTTCGCCTTCGCGCGTGACGGACACGATCCTGCAGGAGGCGCAGCGGATTGCGCACTTCCGCATCGTCTCCAAGGGCAGACTGCTTGCCGACATCGACACGACGAGGGTTCCCGGCCCCTACAGCGCAATCCACGCCCTGGCACAGGGGCATACCGAGCGGCTGCTGCTGGGCAAGCTTTCCGACTATGAGGTTGCTCCAGAGTGGCAAACGGCGGTGGAGACGGTCTCCGGGGATCTTTCGAAGCCGCGGGTAACGCTACGGAAGGCAGATGGATCGGTCGAAGCGGCGGATTTCGATATCGTGGTCGCTGCCGACGGCGCCCATTCGGCGGTGCGCAGGGCCGTCGGCATCGGCTTTCCCGGGCAGGCGCTGGAGAGCAGCTTCTATCTGGCGGACTTTCGTTATGCTGTGCCGATCGATCCCGGTTTTGCCGAGATCAGCCTGTTCGATCCAGGCATGATCGGTCGTCTGCCTGTCACGCGCGATGTGCTGCGCTACATCTCAACGCTTCCCGATTTCGAGAGCCGAATCCAACATCCCGCGCCGGTCGCCGAGCGCGTCTGGGCCTCCGATTTCCGCATTCATTTCCGCCACGTCGCCATGATGGCGAGGGGCAACGTGTTTCTTGCCGGCGACGCAGCGCATATTCATTCGCCGGCCGGTGCGCGGGGGATGAACCTTGGCATCGAGGACGCGTGTTGGTTGGCCTGGCTCATCTCGGAAGGGCGGGAGCGTGAATATGCGGGTCTCAGGATGCCGGCGGTGAAGACGGTGTTGAAGCAGACGCATCAACTGACATCGCTTATTACCATGAAGCATCCGGTGGCGATCGCGATCCGCAATCTTGCCGTCCCCTTACTTTTGCGAATACCCGCATTCCGACAAAAATTGCTTCACGGCGTTTCCGGATATGATACGCAGTCGCCGCCCTGGATCGATGGCGCACTATAG
- a CDS encoding SCO family protein yields the protein MKTVRIAVWVAVLVMAGILGWLTLNVTKTKEAVSEGPFGVPFTLVAQNGQPITEQAFRGKPTALFFGFTHCPEVCPTTLFEMNGWLEKVDPQGKKLQAYFVTVDPERDTPDVMNQYVSNVSKRIVGITGAPDKVADVIKGYRVYAKKVPVDESNPNGDYTMDHTASVFLLDSAGRFSGTIAYGENPDTAVKKLENLVSKG from the coding sequence ATGAAGACTGTCCGCATTGCGGTCTGGGTTGCGGTGCTGGTGATGGCCGGAATTCTCGGCTGGCTGACGCTCAATGTGACCAAGACAAAAGAGGCCGTATCCGAGGGACCGTTCGGCGTGCCATTCACGCTTGTCGCCCAGAACGGCCAACCAATCACGGAGCAGGCCTTCCGCGGCAAGCCGACGGCGCTCTTCTTTGGCTTTACCCATTGCCCGGAGGTATGTCCGACAACGCTGTTCGAAATGAATGGTTGGCTGGAGAAAGTCGATCCGCAGGGCAAGAAGCTTCAGGCCTATTTCGTCACTGTCGATCCGGAGCGCGATACGCCTGACGTCATGAACCAGTACGTCTCCAATGTCTCCAAGCGCATTGTCGGTATCACCGGCGCTCCCGACAAGGTTGCCGACGTCATCAAGGGTTACCGCGTCTACGCCAAGAAGGTTCCCGTGGACGAGAGCAATCCGAACGGTGACTACACGATGGACCACACGGCCTCGGTCTTCCTGCTCGATTCGGCAGGGCGGTTCTCCGGTACCATCGCCTATGGCGAAAATCCCGATACGGCTGTAAAGAAACTGGAGAACCTCGTCAGCAAGGGATGA
- a CDS encoding methyl-accepting chemotaxis protein gives MSDMKVRKSLSVGQRLGTLAGAAFIGFGAMLGVGWYQNSSADAALRHANEIQASVDHINELRTANLTLILAAMDTIVDRGDRAVMPERLKLMNEAIGELQSSSKEMHRLEEELNAGGLLSTYDADVATLGQNIVGDLKAAVDSAAPDSEFDRLDDAIDGSGKKVGATLEKFARQGGEFAKRKIDEANAISRRAIHIQLALGIVAIVTMAILQYIHGGSIRRGIEGVRTSMQGIMRGDLNRHVPATERGDEIGDMARAAESFRLAAIEKQELQARSESERQQSDAERRSRETAKLADAEALNRAVNALGQGLTRLAGGDVTVTIDQPFKPELERLRSDFNETTATLRQTMAGISQNGASIQANSRQMRSAADDLAKRTEQQAASLEETSAALDQITATVRSATSRAEEVGHMVAHTRQNTAKSDIVVTDAMAAMERIAAASREIGTIINVIDEIAFQTNLLALNAGVEAARAGEAGKGFAVVAQEVRELAGRAAGAAKDIKALIGKSGAEVKAGGELVTAAGEALRQIGDDVLRIDEHVKSIVTSAREQSTGLNEINTAISQMDQVTQKNAAMVEETNAASCALATDADSLIHLIQTFKIGEGMNARSTPREATAVSHPKPSPARSLIGKVAGAFSGGATARAMAAPAGDNWEEF, from the coding sequence ATGAGCGATATGAAAGTGCGCAAGAGCCTCTCCGTTGGCCAGAGGCTCGGAACGCTGGCCGGTGCGGCATTCATCGGCTTCGGCGCGATGCTTGGAGTCGGCTGGTACCAGAATTCGAGCGCCGACGCCGCTCTGAGGCACGCCAACGAGATCCAGGCCAGCGTCGATCACATCAACGAGCTACGCACCGCAAATCTCACTCTAATTCTTGCCGCCATGGACACTATCGTCGATCGCGGCGATCGCGCCGTGATGCCCGAACGCCTTAAACTAATGAACGAAGCAATCGGCGAGCTACAGAGCAGTTCCAAGGAAATGCACCGCCTCGAAGAAGAGCTAAACGCGGGAGGCCTGCTCTCCACGTATGATGCAGACGTGGCGACGCTGGGACAGAATATCGTCGGAGACCTGAAGGCTGCCGTCGATTCTGCGGCGCCTGACAGTGAATTCGACAGACTAGATGACGCCATCGACGGTAGCGGCAAAAAGGTGGGGGCGACACTGGAGAAGTTCGCGCGCCAAGGCGGCGAATTCGCCAAGAGGAAAATCGACGAAGCCAATGCGATCTCGCGGCGAGCGATTCACATCCAGCTTGCACTTGGCATCGTCGCTATCGTGACGATGGCGATCCTGCAGTACATCCACGGCGGCTCGATTCGCCGCGGCATCGAGGGCGTACGCACGAGCATGCAGGGGATCATGCGTGGCGATCTCAATCGCCACGTCCCCGCCACCGAGCGTGGCGATGAGATCGGCGACATGGCGCGCGCGGCGGAGAGCTTTCGCCTTGCCGCAATCGAGAAGCAGGAACTCCAGGCGCGAAGCGAAAGCGAGCGTCAGCAGAGCGATGCCGAGCGTCGCAGCCGCGAAACGGCAAAACTGGCAGATGCCGAAGCGCTCAATCGTGCAGTAAATGCGCTTGGCCAGGGCCTCACACGGCTCGCTGGCGGCGACGTGACGGTCACCATCGATCAGCCGTTCAAGCCGGAACTGGAGCGCCTGCGCAGCGACTTCAATGAGACGACGGCAACGCTGCGCCAGACGATGGCCGGGATCTCCCAGAACGGCGCTTCCATCCAGGCAAACAGCCGGCAGATGCGCTCAGCTGCGGACGACCTCGCAAAGCGCACGGAGCAGCAAGCGGCATCGCTCGAGGAGACCTCTGCCGCACTCGATCAGATCACGGCAACGGTTCGCAGCGCCACCAGCCGCGCCGAAGAAGTCGGCCACATGGTCGCCCATACCCGCCAGAACACCGCGAAATCAGACATCGTCGTCACCGATGCCATGGCGGCCATGGAGCGTATCGCAGCCGCCTCGCGCGAGATCGGAACGATCATCAACGTCATCGACGAGATCGCCTTCCAGACCAATCTCCTCGCCCTCAACGCCGGCGTCGAGGCGGCGCGTGCGGGCGAGGCCGGCAAGGGGTTTGCGGTCGTCGCGCAGGAAGTACGCGAACTCGCCGGTCGCGCTGCGGGTGCCGCCAAGGATATCAAGGCTTTGATCGGAAAATCCGGGGCTGAGGTGAAGGCTGGCGGTGAACTCGTGACGGCAGCCGGCGAAGCCTTGCGCCAGATCGGCGACGATGTTTTGCGTATCGACGAACACGTTAAGTCAATCGTAACCTCCGCACGCGAACAATCCACTGGATTGAACGAAATCAACACGGCCATCAGTCAGATGGACCAGGTCACGCAGAAAAACGCGGCCATGGTGGAAGAGACGAACGCTGCAAGCTGCGCGCTCGCCACCGATGCCGACAGCCTGATCCACCTGATCCAGACGTTCAAGATCGGCGAGGGCATGAATGCCCGTTCCACGCCGCGGGAAGCCACCGCAGTCTCGCATCCGAAACCATCTCCCGCACGAAGCCTGATCGGCAAGGTCGCGGGCGCATTCAGCGGCGGCGCAACCGCCAGAGCCATGGCCGCACCGGCCGGAGACAACTGGGAAGAATTCTGA
- a CDS encoding chemotaxis protein CheW codes for MNNTVINQTGSHLEIVSFHLGEQEFCIDIMAIREIRGWAPVTPMPHTPPYVLGLINLRGAVIPVIDMACRLGMKMTEPSERSAIIVTDIAGKLVGLLVEQVSDMMTIKSEDLQPAPEIIPEAQRAFCRGIVALEKTMVCFLNLDTVIADELAQAA; via the coding sequence ATGAACAACACCGTCATCAACCAGACCGGCTCGCATCTCGAGATCGTCTCGTTCCACCTCGGCGAGCAGGAATTCTGCATCGACATTATGGCGATCCGCGAAATCCGCGGCTGGGCGCCAGTGACCCCGATGCCGCACACGCCGCCGTACGTGCTTGGTCTCATCAACCTGCGTGGTGCGGTGATCCCGGTCATCGACATGGCCTGCCGCCTCGGCATGAAGATGACGGAACCGTCCGAGCGCTCCGCCATCATCGTCACCGACATTGCCGGCAAGCTGGTCGGCCTGTTGGTCGAACAGGTATCTGATATGATGACCATCAAGAGCGAAGACCTGCAGCCGGCGCCTGAGATCATCCCGGAAGCACAGCGCGCCTTCTGCCGCGGCATCGTGGCGCTCGAAAAGACCATGGTCTGCTTCCTGAACCTCGACACCGTCATCGCCGACGAGCTGGCACAGGCCGCGTGA
- a CDS encoding GFA family protein codes for MSDAKTRHTGGCGCGAIRYRLDEAPLCSGICHCHTCRKVASAPTLPFVTFPVRTLVYEQGAPRAFASSKGVVRTFCGSCGSPLGYQNDADPGLIDIMTVSLDEPDEYHPTFHVWTSEKVSWDIICDDLPAHPKSRT; via the coding sequence ATGAGCGATGCAAAGACCCGCCACACCGGAGGATGCGGCTGCGGCGCGATCCGCTATAGACTCGACGAGGCGCCCCTATGTAGCGGCATCTGCCATTGCCACACATGCCGAAAGGTTGCTTCGGCTCCGACGCTGCCGTTCGTCACCTTTCCCGTGCGAACACTGGTGTATGAACAAGGAGCCCCGCGGGCTTTCGCCTCCTCGAAGGGCGTCGTGCGGACATTTTGCGGTTCATGTGGTTCCCCGCTCGGCTACCAGAACGATGCGGACCCCGGCTTGATCGACATCATGACCGTCAGCCTCGACGAGCCGGATGAGTATCACCCGACCTTTCACGTCTGGACATCCGAAAAGGTGTCCTGGGATATCATCTGCGATGACCTTCCGGCCCATCCCAAAAGCCGCACCTAA
- a CDS encoding CreA family protein gives MSTKSYIALATASLIGLSAGTVSADVVGKVGVDWIGNDIIIDAVADPQVKGVTCHVTYFDRSVIDRVKNGNWFEDPSNNSIACRQTGPIEIGDIDLSKGGDEVFKTGMSLIWKKLVVNRIYDKENDTLIYLAHSRELTDGSAKMAISTIPLYGQNVLWKNGKPQ, from the coding sequence ATGTCCACAAAGAGCTATATCGCGCTTGCCACCGCGTCACTCATCGGTCTTAGCGCTGGCACCGTGTCGGCCGACGTCGTCGGCAAGGTTGGGGTTGACTGGATCGGCAACGACATCATCATCGATGCGGTGGCCGACCCGCAGGTGAAAGGCGTGACCTGCCACGTCACCTATTTCGACCGCAGCGTCATCGACCGCGTAAAGAACGGCAACTGGTTTGAGGATCCCTCGAACAACTCCATTGCCTGCCGGCAGACAGGGCCGATCGAGATCGGCGACATCGACCTGTCGAAGGGCGGCGACGAGGTGTTTAAGACAGGCATGTCGCTGATCTGGAAGAAGCTGGTCGTCAACCGGATCTACGACAAAGAGAACGACACGTTGATCTATCTTGCGCATTCGCGCGAATTGACCGACGGCTCGGCCAAGATGGCGATCTCGACCATCCCGCTCTACGGCCAGAACGTTTTGTGGAAAAACGGCAAGCCGCAATAG
- a CDS encoding 3'-5' exonuclease, whose amino-acid sequence MKTIAIDFETANEQRGSACSVGLAWIEDGQVTRVEERLIRPKEMRFSGMNIAIHGIRPEQVEDAPEFPEVMDEFHDDFRGATMIAHNAAFDFSVWRACLDLYRQSYPELTYLCSLKMAQRIWPHFLSHRLNMIAEHLGLRFAHHNAAEDAAVCAHAAIAMAKAVGAAAVNAIPAVIGMKPGRLTSNGYEACTCRKQ is encoded by the coding sequence TTGAAGACTATCGCCATTGATTTCGAGACAGCCAACGAACAGCGCGGCAGCGCCTGCTCGGTCGGACTGGCATGGATCGAGGACGGCCAGGTCACGCGCGTCGAGGAGCGGCTCATCCGGCCGAAGGAGATGCGGTTCTCCGGCATGAACATCGCCATCCACGGCATCCGGCCGGAGCAGGTCGAGGACGCGCCGGAGTTTCCGGAGGTGATGGACGAGTTCCACGACGATTTCCGAGGCGCGACCATGATCGCGCACAATGCGGCTTTCGATTTTAGCGTCTGGCGTGCCTGCCTCGATCTCTATCGGCAGTCTTATCCGGAACTCACCTATCTCTGCAGCCTGAAGATGGCACAGCGGATCTGGCCGCATTTCCTATCGCACCGGCTCAACATGATCGCCGAGCATCTCGGCCTTCGCTTTGCGCATCACAATGCAGCCGAAGATGCCGCCGTCTGCGCGCATGCGGCGATCGCGATGGCAAAGGCCGTCGGGGCCGCCGCCGTGAACGCCATTCCTGCTGTGATCGGCATGAAGCCGGGCCGGCTGACGTCAAACGGGTATGAGGCCTGCACCTGCAGGAAGCAGTGA
- a CDS encoding GNAT family N-acetyltransferase, translating into MQNNPSSRKAPVGLLIRAIRSSDTEALAALVNLPGFRAGTLRPPYQSIEETRRHVENSNPDAMRLVATIDGQIVGDIGMTRFRGRRNHVASIGMGVHDDFAGRGIGNALLAAVIDAADNWLNIMRLELTVYTDNEAALALYRKFGFEEEGILRAYAFRAGTYVDAYAMARIKR; encoded by the coding sequence ATGCAGAATAATCCAAGCAGCAGAAAAGCACCTGTCGGACTGTTGATCCGAGCCATCCGTTCGTCCGACACCGAGGCCTTGGCAGCGCTGGTCAATCTGCCGGGCTTTCGGGCCGGGACCTTGCGTCCGCCCTACCAGAGTATCGAAGAAACCCGCCGCCATGTCGAAAACAGCAATCCGGACGCGATGCGTCTGGTCGCAACCATCGACGGGCAAATCGTCGGCGACATCGGCATGACCCGCTTCCGCGGCCGTCGCAATCACGTCGCCAGCATCGGCATGGGCGTTCATGACGACTTTGCCGGCCGCGGTATCGGCAACGCGCTGCTCGCCGCCGTCATCGACGCCGCGGACAACTGGCTGAACATTATGCGCCTTGAATTGACAGTCTACACCGACAACGAAGCCGCCCTCGCCCTCTACAGAAAGTTCGGTTTCGAAGAGGAAGGCATACTTCGTGCCTATGCCTTCCGGGCCGGCACCTACGTCGATGCTTATGCGATGGCGCGCATCAAGCGGTAG